A region of Rhodothermales bacterium DNA encodes the following proteins:
- a CDS encoding glycosidase, with translation MTPFIKSPHPVLKPFPDLTWASGAVFNPGTWYEDGRVHLLFRAIPQGYRRIPLAEPDPHGPEMGFDQSYISYIGYASSKDGLTFVPRETPYIKPDRDFDVYGAEDPRISRIDDTYLITYTALCRPAFDPHNGVRIGLASSHDFVGLKKHGVVGPPVCDKDAVIFPGRIGGRIAMLHRITPDIQLVFFDDLAQLLQPPDGFWQSHMDNLDQHVVMRSEQTWESKKIGVGPTPIETAEGWLIIYHGVDADHVYRAGLALLDRDDPRVVIARTTHPVLEPELDFELYGDVDNVVFPEGAVVIDGELHVYYGAADRVIGHASAPLQSVMDHLLKR, from the coding sequence ATGACCCCATTTATAAAGTCACCACACCCGGTACTAAAGCCGTTCCCGGATCTGACGTGGGCGAGCGGGGCGGTCTTCAACCCTGGCACATGGTACGAGGACGGACGTGTTCACCTCCTGTTTCGAGCTATCCCTCAGGGCTATCGGCGTATCCCACTGGCAGAGCCTGATCCGCACGGACCAGAGATGGGATTTGACCAGAGCTACATCTCTTACATCGGATATGCCTCGAGCAAGGATGGACTCACCTTTGTCCCCCGTGAGACCCCCTACATCAAGCCAGATCGGGACTTCGATGTGTACGGTGCTGAGGATCCGCGGATATCGAGAATAGACGACACATACCTCATCACATACACAGCGCTCTGTCGCCCGGCATTCGACCCACACAACGGTGTGCGAATCGGGCTGGCGTCCAGCCACGATTTCGTGGGCCTGAAGAAACACGGGGTCGTTGGTCCACCGGTATGCGACAAAGACGCCGTCATCTTTCCGGGACGAATCGGAGGTCGGATCGCGATGTTGCATCGCATTACTCCCGACATCCAGTTGGTCTTTTTTGATGACCTTGCGCAGCTCCTTCAGCCGCCCGATGGGTTCTGGCAGAGTCACATGGACAATCTGGATCAGCACGTCGTGATGCGGAGCGAACAGACATGGGAATCGAAGAAAATCGGAGTTGGGCCGACGCCGATCGAAACGGCAGAAGGATGGCTCATCATTTATCACGGTGTGGACGCCGACCATGTTTACCGTGCCGGGTTAGCACTACTTGATCGGGATGACCCACGCGTCGTGATTGCCCGGACGACGCATCCGGTCCTTGAGCCAGAGCTTGACTTCGAGTTGTACGGAGATGTAGACAACGTGGTTTTTCCTGAAGGTGCAGTTGTCATAGACGGCGAGCTTCACGTGTACTACGGTGCAGCGGATCGAGTTATTGGCCACGCCTCCGCCCCTCTTCAGTCCGTGATGGATCATCTGCTAAAGAGATAG